The Micromonospora sp. WMMD961 genome has a segment encoding these proteins:
- a CDS encoding helix-turn-helix domain-containing protein, with product MRDVLYLEQIEQAEVLLKPQRVEVLRQLAEPRTCTEVAARLDQTPQRVYYHVKQLVAAGLVELVNERKVRGITEGIYQAAARSYWLSPRLVGRIGLRKARDELSLGYLLDLMEEVQADIAALDRAAPELPSIGVSGEIRVPAEQRQQFLHDLQTALQDLFTRYGGSEGDAFKLAVACYPKGNDNE from the coding sequence ATGAGAGACGTCCTGTACCTGGAGCAGATCGAGCAGGCCGAAGTCCTGCTCAAGCCGCAACGCGTCGAGGTGCTGCGGCAACTGGCCGAACCGCGCACCTGCACCGAGGTCGCGGCCCGACTCGACCAGACGCCACAGCGCGTCTATTACCACGTCAAGCAGCTCGTCGCGGCCGGCCTGGTCGAGCTGGTCAACGAGCGCAAGGTCCGGGGGATCACGGAGGGCATCTACCAGGCCGCCGCCCGCTCCTACTGGCTGTCCCCCCGGCTGGTCGGCCGGATCGGGCTGCGCAAGGCCCGCGACGAGCTGAGCCTGGGCTACCTGCTCGACCTGATGGAAGAGGTCCAGGCCGACATCGCCGCCCTGGACCGGGCCGCGCCCGAACTGCCCTCGATCGGGGTCTCCGGCGAGATCCGGGTGCCCGCGGAGCAGCGCCAGCAGTTCCTGCACGACCTGCAAACCGCACTTCAGGACCTGTTCACCCGCTACGGCGGCAGCGAGGGGGATGCCTTCAAGCTGGCCGTCGCCTGCTATCCGAAAGGGAACGACAATGAGTGA